Proteins encoded within one genomic window of Spirulina major PCC 6313:
- a CDS encoding RNA-guided endonuclease InsQ/TnpB family protein: MKTLKFKLYQHKRNRYLKRTINAAGRIYNHCVALHKRYYRMWGKHLNCARLQKHIAKLRKRNPWWLQVGSQAVQDICQRIEKAYQLFFKHNKKGVRLPNFKKTRKYKSFTLKQAGYKFLGGNRVRIGNKVYQYWNSRPIEGKVKTVTIKRTPLGELFMIVTVDTLSEPQVKTETGNIAGFDFGLKTFLTCSEGFKIDAPLFFKQSLNSVRKASRELSRKQKGSANRERARLNLARKHEDIAHRRRDWFWKLAHQLTNQFDVLCFETLNLKAMQRLWGRKVSDLAFREFLQILEWVATKKGKRVVYVDRWFPSSKACSSCGHILEHLDLETRHWRCPSCSAENDRDENAAMNIKVAGASAIGLGDVRQALPAIAV, encoded by the coding sequence ATGAAAACGCTCAAGTTCAAGCTCTACCAGCATAAGCGGAATCGATACCTCAAGCGGACAATCAATGCCGCAGGGCGTATCTACAACCATTGTGTTGCCCTCCACAAACGGTACTACCGAATGTGGGGCAAGCACTTGAACTGCGCCCGACTGCAAAAACACATCGCCAAGCTTCGGAAACGGAACCCCTGGTGGTTGCAGGTGGGTTCTCAAGCCGTACAGGATATCTGCCAACGAATTGAGAAAGCCTATCAACTGTTCTTCAAACACAACAAAAAAGGCGTTCGCCTGCCAAACTTTAAGAAGACCCGAAAGTACAAATCCTTCACCCTCAAGCAAGCTGGGTACAAATTCCTCGGTGGCAACCGGGTCAGGATTGGGAACAAAGTCTATCAATATTGGAACTCTCGCCCCATTGAGGGCAAGGTCAAGACCGTGACGATTAAACGAACTCCCTTGGGAGAACTGTTCATGATTGTCACGGTAGATACCCTGTCAGAACCCCAAGTCAAAACCGAGACAGGTAACATTGCTGGTTTTGATTTTGGACTTAAGACGTTTCTGACCTGTTCTGAGGGATTCAAGATTGATGCCCCCTTGTTCTTCAAGCAGTCACTTAACTCAGTTCGCAAAGCGAGTCGAGAGTTGTCCCGTAAGCAAAAGGGTTCAGCGAATCGAGAACGTGCCCGATTGAACTTAGCCCGCAAGCATGAAGATATTGCCCATCGACGGCGGGACTGGTTCTGGAAGTTAGCCCATCAACTGACGAATCAGTTTGATGTGCTGTGTTTTGAAACCTTGAACCTCAAGGCGATGCAGCGGCTCTGGGGGCGTAAGGTGAGTGATTTGGCGTTTCGGGAGTTTCTGCAAATCCTGGAGTGGGTGGCGACGAAGAAGGGGAAGCGGGTGGTCTATGTTGACCGCTGGTTCCCTTCGAGCAAGGCCTGTTCAAGTTGTGGTCATATTTTGGAGCATCTGGATTTAGAGACTCGCCATTGGCGGTGTCCCAGTTGCTCGGCAGAGAATGACCGGGATGAGAATGCGGCGATGAATATTAAAGTGGCTGGGGCTTCAGCCATTGGGTTAGGTGATGTCAGACAGGCGTTGCCTGCTATTGCTGTTTGA
- a CDS encoding LysR family transcriptional regulator — MRIEQVQAFLAIVKTGNFGQAARDCGITQSTISRQIQALEAEVGLPLFHRSNQAKLTLAGERFFPRAQRVCQEWQTAIAELTELREGKQPELCIAAIHSVCSHYLPPILQQFCRVYPEVQLRVTALGSDRALKVLRDNLVDLAIVMNNRFLTTSPEIVVDVLYEESVEVLMAASHPLAQYATVPWSELVRYPQVVFKDGYGMQRLVQERFHQLGAELHAVLELNTLDAFRGVVRQGQLIALLPHSALVEVANDPSLAVRSLASDAIAMPPPLGLAPADDQSLTRQVVCVTTQDRLSIPPIAYFRDLVQKSLVHPLSSHHQPHRSPLTVAGLE; from the coding sequence ATGCGAATTGAGCAAGTGCAGGCATTTTTAGCCATCGTCAAGACGGGGAATTTTGGTCAAGCTGCACGGGATTGCGGAATTACCCAATCGACGATTAGTCGCCAAATTCAGGCGTTGGAAGCTGAGGTGGGCTTGCCGCTGTTTCATCGCAGTAATCAGGCCAAGTTGACCTTGGCGGGGGAGCGATTTTTCCCTAGGGCGCAGCGGGTGTGTCAGGAGTGGCAGACGGCGATCGCAGAACTCACGGAGTTACGGGAAGGCAAACAGCCAGAGCTTTGTATTGCGGCGATTCATTCGGTCTGTTCCCATTATTTACCGCCGATTTTGCAGCAGTTTTGTCGGGTCTATCCGGAGGTGCAGTTACGGGTGACGGCCTTGGGGAGCGATCGCGCCTTGAAAGTCCTGCGGGATAACCTCGTGGATTTAGCGATCGTGATGAATAATCGGTTTTTAACCACCTCCCCGGAAATTGTCGTGGATGTGCTCTATGAAGAATCCGTCGAAGTCCTCATGGCCGCAAGCCATCCCCTCGCCCAATACGCCACCGTGCCTTGGTCAGAATTAGTCCGCTATCCCCAAGTGGTGTTTAAAGATGGCTATGGGATGCAGCGGCTGGTGCAAGAACGGTTTCATCAACTGGGGGCAGAACTCCACGCTGTGCTCGAACTCAACACCCTTGATGCGTTTCGGGGGGTGGTGCGTCAGGGGCAATTAATCGCCCTGTTGCCCCATTCCGCCCTAGTGGAAGTGGCTAATGATCCGAGTTTGGCGGTGCGATCGCTGGCCTCCGATGCGATCGCTATGCCGCCTCCCCTCGGCCTTGCCCCCGCCGATGACCAAAGCCTGACTCGGCAAGTGGTATGCGTCACCACCCAAGACCGCCTCAGCATTCCCCCGATCGCCTATTTCCGCGACTTAGTACAAAAGTCCTTAGTCCATCCCCTTTCCTCGCACCATCAACCCCACCGATCGCCCCTCACCGTTGCAGGTTTAGAATGA
- a CDS encoding 1-acyl-sn-glycerol-3-phosphate acyltransferase, with amino-acid sequence MPAPDFYPDRQNPLFTRLFQSLSYPLAWWKYQMRLRISIEDVAKLKVLRGDRVILMPNHPTFDDPIVLFLLSTRAGELFHFLSAYANFKGLQTKLMQYLGTYSIKRGVGDRTSIAYTLKLLETHARCRLVIFPEGGCSFQNDTVMTFRPGAVQLAMQAMARIIKKTKTVPNFYLLPVSVKYYYTRPMNWAIEQSLIGLETALNITPPDLNFYPRLRGIGEAVSRQFEQEYFGHELEGSLNDRIAQIRAQMLTICEQEIGLEPMPSLPLRERVYRVQAIVEEQENPSPEHRRIYRGTVRLLNFDSLYDGYVAAVPTPERFLDTLTRLEREVFNIDKPKPKGDRFAYVKVGDPINLADYLADYQRDRTATIDHLTATMQGIVQQNVDQISAQLHQSA; translated from the coding sequence ATGCCTGCCCCTGATTTTTACCCCGATCGCCAAAATCCCCTCTTCACTCGCCTCTTTCAAAGCCTGTCCTATCCGTTGGCCTGGTGGAAGTATCAAATGCGGTTGCGGATCAGTATTGAGGATGTGGCGAAACTGAAAGTCCTGCGGGGCGATCGCGTCATCCTGATGCCCAATCACCCCACCTTTGATGATCCGATTGTGTTATTTCTACTCTCGACGCGGGCAGGGGAATTGTTTCACTTTCTCTCGGCCTATGCAAATTTTAAAGGCTTGCAAACCAAGCTGATGCAATATTTAGGAACCTATTCGATTAAACGGGGAGTGGGCGATCGCACCAGTATCGCCTACACGCTGAAATTACTCGAAACCCATGCCCGCTGCCGTCTGGTAATTTTTCCAGAAGGGGGCTGCTCGTTTCAAAATGATACAGTGATGACCTTCCGACCCGGTGCGGTGCAACTAGCAATGCAGGCCATGGCCCGGATTATAAAAAAAACAAAAACCGTTCCTAACTTTTACCTGCTGCCGGTGAGTGTGAAATATTACTACACGCGCCCGATGAATTGGGCAATTGAACAGTCGTTAATTGGCTTGGAAACGGCCCTCAACATTACGCCGCCGGATCTCAATTTCTACCCTCGGTTGCGAGGCATTGGAGAGGCGGTATCACGACAGTTTGAGCAGGAATATTTTGGCCATGAATTGGAGGGGAGTTTAAACGATCGCATCGCCCAAATTCGCGCCCAAATGTTGACGATCTGCGAGCAAGAAATCGGTCTCGAACCGATGCCCAGCCTCCCCCTGCGCGAGCGTGTCTACCGTGTGCAAGCGATCGTCGAAGAACAGGAAAACCCCAGCCCAGAACACCGCCGCATTTATCGGGGGACGGTGCGTTTGTTGAATTTTGACTCGCTCTATGATGGCTATGTGGCGGCTGTGCCTACGCCGGAGCGATTTTTAGACACCTTGACGCGCTTAGAGCGGGAGGTGTTCAATATTGACAAACCGAAGCCCAAAGGCGATCGCTTTGCCTATGTGAAGGTGGGTGATCCGATTAATTTGGCGGATTATCTGGCGGACTATCAGCGCGATCGCACCGCCACCATTGACCACCTCACCGCCACGATGCAGGGCATCGTCCAGCAAAATGTCGATCAAATTTCTGCCCAACTTCATCAGTCTGCCTAA
- a CDS encoding anthranilate phosphoribosyltransferase family protein, producing MSVAFRALLKKVGSGPHTSKDLTRTEAADAARMMLTGEATPAQIGAFLIAHRIKRPTPTELAGILDAYDALCPPLPDLNLGQPLVILSTPYDGRSRTLPVTICTALILSAAGVPVLLHGSDRIATKYGLPVLTTGQGLGLDFTNLDRAQVQTLLTTTNFTFFYTPHHFPQTQALNNYRDQIGKRPPLATVELMWTPYAGVVHAVAGFVHPPTEQFIQGALALRGVTHYTLIKGLEGSLDLPCDRTAILSYSDPGQTAPTRYKLHARDYGFGGTEWPLTTEGEAIAQLHHILHDPETADLRAVIWNGGFYLWRCGRCDSLEAGFAEARRLLLSGEVRSHFHTIQTCLQTLSP from the coding sequence ATGAGCGTAGCGTTTCGTGCCCTTCTCAAAAAAGTCGGAAGCGGCCCCCATACCAGTAAAGATTTAACCCGCACCGAAGCTGCCGACGCTGCCCGGATGATGTTGACCGGGGAGGCAACCCCGGCCCAAATTGGGGCCTTTTTGATCGCGCACCGGATTAAACGCCCCACCCCCACAGAATTAGCCGGGATTCTCGATGCCTATGATGCTCTCTGTCCACCGTTGCCCGATTTGAATTTGGGTCAGCCGCTGGTGATTTTGAGCACGCCCTACGATGGGCGATCGCGCACGTTACCGGTGACGATTTGCACGGCGTTGATTCTCTCGGCGGCGGGTGTGCCGGTGTTGCTCCATGGTAGCGATCGCATCGCCACAAAATACGGGCTGCCGGTGCTGACCACAGGGCAAGGGCTGGGGTTAGATTTCACCAACCTCGATCGCGCCCAGGTGCAAACCCTGTTAACAACAACAAATTTCACCTTTTTCTACACACCGCACCATTTCCCCCAAACCCAAGCCCTCAATAACTACCGCGACCAAATCGGAAAACGGCCCCCCTTGGCGACGGTGGAGTTAATGTGGACACCCTACGCGGGGGTAGTACATGCGGTGGCGGGGTTTGTGCATCCGCCGACGGAGCAGTTTATTCAAGGGGCGTTGGCGTTGCGAGGCGTGACGCACTATACATTGATCAAGGGTTTAGAGGGAAGTTTGGATCTCCCGTGCGATCGCACCGCCATCCTCAGTTACAGTGATCCGGGTCAGACCGCCCCAACGCGCTACAAACTCCATGCCCGTGATTATGGCTTTGGGGGGACAGAATGGCCCCTGACCACGGAAGGGGAGGCGATCGCTCAACTCCACCACATTCTTCACGACCCGGAAACCGCTGATCTTCGGGCTGTGATCTGGAATGGGGGCTTTTATTTGTGGCGGTGTGGGCGGTGTGATTCCCTAGAAGCGGGCTTTGCGGAGGCGCGGCGTTTATTGCTCTCCGGGGAAGTGCGATCGCACTTCCACACCATCCAAACCTGTCTCCAAACCCTATCCCCCTAA
- a CDS encoding prepilin-type N-terminal cleavage/methylation domain-containing protein, which produces MNAKSDPGFTLVELLVVIVLLGILGLLVSATWLGFVQRQRLNQGSDRLFRTLKIAHETARYSHISQQISIRQTPTHVEFITHPADAAHFVPPDLWQNSTLWSRLDSSILVDQTNGRGDNETTFRRDTIDGITTWRVIFNPHGCPVYEPEDMCTEAPHVKGRLGLKSVHAPTANDAQILRRCVILSTMLGAMRQGTNQPKPDDGKYCY; this is translated from the coding sequence GTGAACGCCAAATCAGATCCAGGATTTACCCTCGTTGAACTCCTCGTCGTTATTGTCTTGCTCGGTATTTTAGGGCTGTTGGTGAGTGCAACCTGGTTGGGATTTGTGCAACGCCAACGGTTGAACCAGGGCAGCGATCGCCTCTTTCGCACCCTCAAAATTGCCCACGAAACTGCCCGCTACAGCCACATCTCCCAACAAATCAGCATCCGCCAAACCCCCACCCACGTCGAATTCATCACCCACCCCGCCGACGCGGCTCATTTCGTCCCCCCCGACCTCTGGCAAAATTCCACCCTCTGGAGCCGCCTCGATTCCTCAATTCTTGTGGATCAAACCAACGGACGCGGTGACAATGAAACCACCTTCCGACGCGATACGATCGACGGCATCACCACCTGGCGCGTTATCTTCAATCCCCACGGTTGCCCCGTTTACGAACCTGAGGATATGTGTACCGAAGCCCCCCACGTTAAAGGCCGCCTCGGTTTGAAGTCAGTCCACGCTCCCACTGCCAATGATGCCCAAATCCTGCGCCGCTGTGTGATTCTCTCCACCATGCTCGGAGCCATGCGCCAAGGCACGAATCAACCTAAACCCGACGACGGGAAATATTGTTATTAA
- the aspS gene encoding aspartate--tRNA ligase yields the protein MRTHYCADLRATNLDQTVTLCGWVDRRRDHGGVIFIDLRDRSGVVQIVSDPERTPESYNDAEKLRNEYVVRITGRVSQRPADSLNPKLPTGEIEIYADRIELLNAVHQQLPFQVASSDTETVKEELRLKYRYLDLRRDRMTQNLLLRHAIVKAMRRFLEDAENFVEVETPILTRSTPEGARDYLVPSRVNPGEWYALPQSPQLFKQMLMVSGFDRYYQIARCFRDEDLRADRQPEFTQLDMEMSFMGQEEILALNEALICHIFKTVKGVELSRPFPRLTYAEAMDKYGTDRPDTRFGLELVDLSELLKNCGFKVFTSAVKNGGSIKVLPIPGGDRISNVRIKPGGDLFTEATIAGAKGIAYVRVREGGEIDTIGAIKDNLTPEQKDELLRLTQAEPGTLLLFGAGDTATVNKSLDRLRQVVGEQMGLIDPDQVNLLWVTDFPMFEYNADEKRLEALHHPFTAPHPDDIDDLTTARAQAYDLIYNGIEVGGGSLRIYQRDVQEQVFTTIGLGEEEARAKFGFLMDAFEYGTPPHGGIAYGLDRLVMLLAGEDSIRDVIAFPKTQQARSLLTDAPAGVDDQQLKELYVASTYDPDKD from the coding sequence ATGCGAACCCATTACTGCGCCGATCTGCGAGCCACCAATCTTGATCAAACTGTGACCCTCTGCGGCTGGGTGGATCGCCGTCGGGATCATGGCGGAGTAATTTTTATTGATTTGCGCGATCGCTCCGGTGTGGTGCAGATTGTCAGCGACCCTGAACGCACCCCAGAGTCTTACAACGATGCGGAAAAACTGCGTAATGAATATGTGGTGCGCATCACCGGCCGGGTGAGCCAACGGCCCGCCGATTCGTTGAATCCCAAACTTCCCACGGGGGAAATTGAAATCTACGCCGATCGCATCGAACTCCTCAACGCAGTACATCAACAATTGCCCTTCCAAGTGGCATCGAGCGATACGGAAACGGTCAAAGAAGAATTGCGCCTCAAGTATCGCTATTTGGATTTGCGGCGCGATCGCATGACTCAGAATTTACTCTTGCGTCATGCGATCGTCAAAGCCATGCGCCGCTTCCTCGAAGATGCGGAAAACTTCGTCGAAGTGGAAACCCCGATCCTCACCCGCTCCACCCCCGAAGGCGCACGGGATTACCTCGTCCCCTCCCGCGTCAACCCCGGCGAATGGTACGCCCTGCCCCAATCGCCCCAACTGTTTAAACAAATGTTGATGGTGTCCGGGTTCGATCGCTACTACCAGATCGCCCGCTGTTTCCGGGACGAAGATTTACGAGCCGATCGCCAGCCGGAATTTACCCAGTTGGATATGGAAATGAGCTTCATGGGCCAAGAGGAGATCCTCGCCCTCAATGAAGCCTTAATCTGCCATATTTTCAAAACGGTGAAAGGGGTGGAGTTATCGCGCCCCTTCCCGCGCCTCACCTATGCCGAAGCGATGGATAAATACGGCACCGATCGCCCCGATACCCGCTTTGGGTTGGAGTTGGTGGATCTGTCGGAACTCCTGAAAAATTGTGGGTTTAAGGTGTTTACCAGTGCGGTGAAAAATGGCGGCAGCATTAAAGTGTTGCCGATTCCGGGAGGCGATCGCATCTCCAATGTGCGGATCAAACCCGGTGGGGATTTGTTCACCGAAGCCACGATCGCCGGAGCCAAAGGGATCGCCTATGTCCGCGTCCGGGAGGGTGGTGAAATCGACACGATCGGCGCGATTAAAGACAACCTCACCCCAGAACAAAAAGACGAACTCCTCCGCCTCACCCAGGCCGAACCCGGAACCCTCCTCCTCTTTGGCGCAGGGGATACCGCCACGGTAAATAAATCCCTCGATCGCCTCCGGCAAGTGGTGGGCGAACAGATGGGACTGATCGACCCGGATCAAGTGAATCTGCTCTGGGTGACGGATTTCCCGATGTTTGAATACAACGCCGACGAAAAACGCCTCGAAGCCCTCCACCACCCCTTCACTGCGCCCCATCCTGACGACATCGACGACCTCACCACCGCCCGCGCCCAAGCCTACGACTTGATCTACAACGGCATCGAAGTGGGGGGCGGCAGTCTGCGGATCTATCAGCGGGACGTGCAAGAGCAGGTATTTACCACGATTGGCCTGGGTGAGGAAGAAGCGCGGGCGAAGTTCGGGTTTCTCATGGATGCGTTTGAATATGGCACGCCGCCCCACGGCGGGATTGCCTACGGGTTAGACCGTTTGGTGATGCTCCTGGCGGGTGAGGATTCGATCCGCGATGTGATTGCCTTTCCGAAAACCCAACAGGCGCGATCGCTCCTCACCGATGCCCCCGCTGGTGTGGATGACCAACAACTCAAAGAACTCTACGTGGCTTCGACTTACGATCCCGACAAGGACTAG
- a CDS encoding alpha/beta fold hydrolase, which produces MQMLRRSVDYYVQAVSSIIQPTQEDIYLHTASFSFSSSVRQLLVPLSQGATVILANKEQTRNPLMLLDLIKAQQVSISDTVASVWRSLLQSVKSLAPAARQDLLTNDLRLVLLSGDVTLCPTLHAIRHDLTSHPDVINIYGQTETVGVCAYPVPREFDQQEGYLPVGFPYPHNRTYIVNEALERVAPGEVGELWVAGGCVSAGYLGRPELTAQQFIPNPWAAEEDDRDYPGLFNRLYKTGDLARQLPDGALELRGRSDFQVKLRGLRIELGELESELEQLPLVKEAIALAKEDPHQETRLVAYVVLQPDAPDLSLRDLTHQIQTQLRAELPLEWVPSLIVPLAALPLTPNGKRDRLALPDPDWGGMSLGADATPSDDPTEQTLLTIWTALFDLVPNRQDDFFDLGGHSLLAVQLFAQIDHAFQRKLSLNHLLAHPTLADLAAYLRDSPPEEQSTLLVPLQTQGDRPPLFCIHAVGGGAMFYQALLPYLAPDQPVYGIQARGFDGIEPPLDQVEAMATLYLETIRQQYPDGPLYLLGHSFGGLIIYEMAQQLRQRGETPGLVAMIDTKTPALMQAPRSWRQTVKTTARNLWLMNADERIGYLKKTLTWFYRKRQMKRDRIYTETLKAQNVNLRMLNVLQPNYHAQDSYQPQPYDGDVVVYRAQLQSPRSAHNPTLGWGDLVQGKITVHAMPGRHLTMMKEPHVQALGQQINASLRTLSSARICS; this is translated from the coding sequence GTGCAGATGCTGCGTCGGAGTGTGGATTATTATGTGCAAGCTGTATCTTCGATTATTCAACCCACGCAGGAGGATATCTATCTACACACGGCCTCGTTTTCCTTTTCCTCTTCGGTGCGCCAATTGCTCGTCCCCCTCAGCCAAGGCGCGACAGTCATTTTAGCCAATAAGGAACAGACGCGAAATCCCTTGATGCTGTTGGACTTGATCAAAGCCCAACAGGTGAGCATTTCCGATACGGTGGCTTCGGTGTGGCGATCGCTCCTCCAATCTGTCAAATCCCTCGCTCCCGCCGCTCGACAAGATCTCCTCACCAACGATCTCCGCCTCGTCTTGCTGTCGGGGGATGTCACCCTCTGCCCCACCCTCCACGCCATCCGCCACGACCTCACCAGCCACCCCGATGTGATCAACATCTACGGCCAGACGGAAACCGTGGGAGTCTGCGCCTATCCTGTGCCTCGCGAGTTTGATCAACAGGAGGGCTATTTACCCGTGGGCTTTCCCTACCCCCACAACCGCACCTATATCGTCAATGAAGCCCTGGAGCGGGTCGCACCGGGGGAGGTGGGAGAACTCTGGGTGGCGGGGGGTTGTGTTTCGGCGGGCTATCTGGGGCGACCGGAGTTAACGGCCCAGCAATTTATTCCGAACCCCTGGGCCGCCGAGGAAGACGATCGCGACTATCCCGGCTTGTTTAATCGCCTCTATAAAACGGGAGATCTGGCGCGACAGTTGCCGGATGGGGCGCTGGAGTTGCGGGGGCGATCGGATTTTCAGGTGAAGTTACGGGGGCTGCGGATTGAATTGGGGGAGTTGGAGAGTGAATTGGAACAGTTGCCGCTGGTGAAAGAAGCGATCGCCCTTGCCAAAGAAGACCCGCACCAAGAAACGCGCTTAGTCGCCTATGTGGTGTTGCAACCCGATGCGCCAGACTTGAGCCTGCGGGATCTAACCCATCAGATTCAAACCCAATTACGGGCGGAATTACCGCTGGAATGGGTTCCCTCGTTGATTGTGCCCTTGGCCGCCTTGCCCTTGACCCCGAACGGGAAGCGCGATCGCCTCGCCCTCCCTGATCCCGATTGGGGCGGCATGAGTTTAGGGGCCGATGCCACGCCGAGCGATGATCCCACAGAACAAACCCTCCTCACGATTTGGACGGCACTGTTTGATCTTGTCCCCAATCGCCAGGATGATTTCTTTGATTTGGGGGGACATTCCCTGCTGGCGGTGCAACTCTTCGCCCAGATTGACCACGCATTTCAGCGCAAACTGTCCTTGAATCACCTCCTCGCCCATCCCACCCTTGCCGATTTGGCCGCCTATCTCCGCGACAGTCCGCCAGAGGAACAGTCTACCCTGCTGGTTCCCTTGCAGACCCAAGGCGATCGCCCCCCCTTGTTTTGCATCCATGCCGTAGGGGGCGGGGCGATGTTCTATCAAGCCTTGTTGCCCTACCTCGCACCGGATCAGCCGGTCTACGGGATTCAAGCGCGGGGCTTTGATGGCATTGAGCCACCGTTAGATCAAGTGGAAGCCATGGCCACGCTGTATCTGGAAACCATTCGCCAACAGTATCCGGATGGGCCGCTGTATCTGTTGGGGCATTCCTTCGGGGGGTTGATTATCTATGAAATGGCGCAGCAGTTACGACAACGGGGGGAAACGCCGGGACTCGTGGCGATGATCGATACGAAAACCCCGGCGTTGATGCAGGCCCCTCGATCCTGGCGGCAAACGGTGAAAACCACCGCTCGCAATCTATGGCTGATGAATGCTGACGAGCGCATCGGGTATCTCAAAAAGACCCTGACTTGGTTTTATCGGAAACGGCAAATGAAGCGCGATCGCATCTATACCGAAACGCTCAAAGCCCAAAATGTTAACCTCCGGATGCTGAATGTATTGCAACCCAACTACCACGCTCAGGACAGCTATCAGCCTCAACCCTATGATGGGGATGTAGTGGTATATCGGGCCCAACTGCAATCCCCGCGCTCTGCCCACAATCCCACCTTAGGCTGGGGTGATCTGGTGCAGGGAAAAATCACCGTTCACGCGATGCCGGGGCGACACCTAACCATGATGAAAGAACCCCATGTGCAAGCCCTGGGTCAGCAGATCAACGCCTCACTGCGGACATTGTCGTCAGCAAGAATATGCTCATGA